One window of the Eucalyptus grandis isolate ANBG69807.140 chromosome 8, ASM1654582v1, whole genome shotgun sequence genome contains the following:
- the LOC104415230 gene encoding bZIP transcription factor 53: MMSLTQGSSGSDADVRYLGTDEKKRKRMLSNRESARRSRMRKQKHLEDLTREMGALERENREIIKAYKEKVHGHLGLQSENEALLAEKAALMNHLNGMESMIGSFNKNGPCQRFSSAVQEPWQVHSSSQQIMASASMSRI; this comes from the coding sequence ATGATGTCCCTAACACAAGGGAGCTCGGGGTCGGATGCCGATGTCCGGTACTTGGGGACGGacgagaagaagaggaagcggATGCTGTCAAACCGGGAGTCGGCGAGGCGGTCGAGGATGAGAAAGCAGAAGCACCTCGAGGACCTGACGAGGGAGATGGGCGCgctggagagagagaaccgcGAGATCATCAAGGCGTACAAAGAGAAGGTGCACGGCCACCTTGGACTCCAGTCGGAGAATGAAGCCCTGCTTGCAGAGAAGGCAGCACTGATGAATCACCTGAACGGCATGGAATCGATGATCGGAAGTTTCAACAAGAACGGGCCATGCCAAAGGTTCAGTTCTGCGGTCCAAGAGCCGTGGCAGGTCCACAGCTCATCGCAACAGATCATGGCTTCTGCTAGCATGTCTAGGATTTAG
- the LOC104417543 gene encoding DELLA protein RGL1 — protein MTSTVFSFGAFDPVGILENLGSNNELDDVVGGRSGSKQSHYREEDWRDSSFTGTLSSDFGLYRDNLSESDFGFSKYQLQNQEENPLPAHDLLDDLNFEVDCPPLQTCLKEIANLGSKQIGIQDSQDEKEKGHPFLLASLELLKNYGHRLKKLDGDKIVELSSNTSLSRLSEQNLSTEEIIRLAGVNFIQTTSSVGDPLAAFSHPYRLSFSDLSDQEMKDAQLVLLLLFAAEKVYHQEFHRASKLLNQCDYLCSNKGNQIQRLVFYFAEALHERIDRGSGRIPVNTCGKGQKPDPQAQTMNPMQSRIAYHQELPFVQVAQFAGVQAIVENVADAKKVHVIDLDIAFGLQWTILMQALASCYDRQIELLKITAVGTSSKHLIDETGKRLVNFAQSMSLPFTFKSVVVGDVLDLKEELFEIDTEEAVVVYSQFFLWTLIPQPNRLESLMKVIRKTNPRVMVVAEVEANHNSPNFGNRFIESLFFHAACFDCFEASMSREDSNRMAIESIFFGQGVKNILATEGEERMVRTVKIDVWRAFFARFSMIEAELSSSSLYQANLVMKKFGCGRFCTLDMNDKCLLVGWKGTPVLSLSVLKFI, from the coding sequence ATGACGTCTACGGTGTTCTCGTTCGGGGCATTCGATCCTGTTGGCATCCTAGAAAACCTTGGTTCCAACAATGAGCTTGATGATGTTGTGGGAGGAAGAAGTGGAAGCAAGCAGAGTCATTATAGAGAAGAGGACTGGAGAGACTCTTCTTTCACTGGGACTCTCAGCTCCGATTTTGGACTCTATCGAGACAACTTGTCGGAGTCAGACTTCGGCTTCTCGAAATACCAACTGCAGAACCAGGAGGAGAATCCGCTTCCCGCTCATGATCTGCTCGATGACTTGAACTTTGAAGTCGACTGTCCCCCACTCCAAACGTGCTTGAAGGAGATTGCGAATCTTGGGTCGAAGCAGATTGGAATCCAGGACAGTCAAGACGAGAAAGAAAAGGGACATCCCTTTTTGCTGGCATCCCTCGAGCTTCTCAAGAACTACGGGCACAGGTTGAAGAAGCTTGACGGGGACAAGATCGTCGAGCTGAGCAGCAATACCAGTTTGAGCAGACTCTCAGAGCAGAATTTGTCGACCGAAGAGATTATCAGGTTGGCTGGAGTTAACTTCATCCAGACCACCTCCTCAGTGGGCGATCCGCTCGCGGCTTTCAGCCACCCATACAGGTTATCTTTCTCTGATCTCTCCGATCAGGAGATGAAGGACGCACAACTAGTTCTATTGCTTCTGTTCGCAGCGGAGAAAGTGTACCATCAGGAGTTCCATCGGGCGAGCAAGTTGCTGAACCAGTGTGACTACTTGTGCTCGAACAAGGGCAATCAGATCCAAAGGCTAGTTTTCTACTTTGCCGAGGCGCTGCACGAAAGGATCGACCGAGGTAGTGGGAGAATCCCGGTAAACACCTGTGGAAAGGGACAGAAACCTGATCCCCAAGCACAAACGATGAACCCGATGCAGAGCAGGATCGCGTACCATCAAGAGCTCCCGTTCGTGCAGGTGGCGCAATTCGCAGGAGTGCAGGCGATTGTGGAAAATGTGGCTGATGCAAAGAAGGTTCACGTGATCGATCTCGACATAGCCTTCGGGCTCCAGTGGACGATCCTAATGCAAGCGCTCGCATCATGTTATGATCGCCAGATTGAGCTTCTGAAGATAACTGCTGTAGGAACCTCTTCGAAGCATCTGATTGACGAGACCGGTAAAAGGTTAGTAAATTTTGCTCAGAGCATGAGCTTGCCCTTCACTTTCAAGTCTGTTGTGGTAGGAGATGTGCTGGATCTCAAGGAGGAACTTTTCGAGATCGATACCGAGGAAGCCGTGGTCGTCTACTCTCAGTTCTTCTTATGGACCTTGATACCGCAACCCAACCGTCTTGAATCATTGATGAAAGTAATTAGAAAGACCAATCCACGTGTAATGGTGGTTGCCGAAGTCGAAGCTAACCACAATTCACCGAACTTTGGGAATCGTTTTATCGAATCACTCTTCTTCCACGCTGCGTGCTTTGACTGCTTCGAAGCTTCCATGAGTCGGGAAGATTCCAATAGGATGGCCATCGAATCGATTTTCTTTGGCCAAGGGGTTAAGAACATTCTAGCCACCGAAGGTGAGGAACGGATGGTCCGAACAGTGAAGATTGATGTTTGGAGGGCCTTTTTTGCCCGTTTCAGCATGATTGAGGCGGAATTGAGCAGTTCATCTCTGTACCAAGCGAACTTGGTCATGAAAAAGTTCGGCTGCGGGAGGTTTTGCACGCTCGATATGAACGACAAATGTCTTCTCGTTGGGTGGAAGGGCACGCCGGTGCTGTCTCTTTCCGTCTTGAAGTTCATCTGA